ATTTTCACGCTGTACATTTATGCGAAACCGCTTTTTAAAGTTGCTCAACCATCGCTCCGAAAATTGACAGGGGGCGTTAGTGTCCCCAGCGAGTTCTCGAGCTCGTTCTCGCAACCAGCGATTCCCTACTTTACTGCCATTTTCGATTCGTTGACAATACAAAGAGAATAGTTGCCTTTCAATGTCAGGGAATTGAGGTCTTCGCCCGCTCCTGCCGGATTTCAGTGATCCTGGCCGCGATTCACGGATTTTCTCTATCTAAAACAGTGGTGAGTTATTGCACAGTCCAATGTTCCTCAAAATTCACATCAAGAGGACCTCAGTGAGGGTGTGCTTTCCTAGAATACAACGTTTGAGAAAGCAAAACAATTTCCACTGGATGTCATTCACGTTTCTACGGCATTGGGCGCTTGATTTGATTACAATGTATTCGGATAATTCGCCTCTGTATCAGAAAAGTTTGCCGggcattcaaaaaattgaagagtcGCACATTTTCCgttatgatttttttgtttcagaagtTCAATTTTACCTGATTTACCATTATTTTCAGTACATTCTAAGGCGTCGACTACAAAGCTAAGTGTAACTGCTAACCAAGTTCTAACGTGGTgttcttcctgatttttttctgttcaaaacACTAATAAAAAAGGTTGCTAACCAACGCCTAAGTGAAACAAGACAAACTCCAAACAAATTCCTTATGAAGTTCACTTTCTAAGCAAGGAACATTAATCAAGGACACTAGTTGAGCAAACACCTTTTTTAATGTAGGAATGTATTACAAAAAACATAACATACACATTTTATCaatattttcttggatttcaaACCAGTATCACTTATGTACATCAGCTCACACAAGAAGTCATGACAAGTTAGTACTCGTGACAGCAAAgttattttctttgcaaaagaaGCCTAGTAGGTAGCGCTTTCTTCGGAAAGAAAACCATAGTTTGCTGTCATGACTACTAATGACTACTACTAGATCACCGATCGTTCAACTTGAAATGAGATCTAGGGAGCTGTTACAGAGGTACTCTATCATTTCGACAATTTTTCGTGGGGATTGTGGAATTGGTGAAGAAACTGTTCGTTAGCCCACAGTTCAAGTTTTTGTTCAAGGTCACTTTATTTGCGCCCTGCATTTTTgcgcggattttttttagttcgcATGAGTTCAACGTGAATATCAGGTGCATAAAAATTCTCTTGGAgggtttttgaaaagaactatACTTGTCCGTACCTTTGATAGCCATCCGTTCAGCATAGATTTTGTGATCTGAAACTCTTTGCAGGTACGGTACTTGTTCTGTCCATTGCTGTTGTAGTAGTCAATAACCATAAGCTTGAATTCTCTAGGATAAGACATTCTGTTGCTACCTGCTGAAGCAGCGAGTTTCAACGCAATCCATTCCGCATTCATGTTCCCGTCTGTACATGTGGGCAGTACAGGTTCCGCGTTGCACACTGCCGTTTGAGATTGACTTCCACTATGAATAACGCTCTGGCGATTTTGAGAAGATAAGTCGAGCGGATCATCCTCCAACGGGAGCAGGGGAGGGCGAAGTGGCGTTGGTCGAATCACATTAGCAGAAGTGGTGGGGCAGTCCGATGGTGGTGCCGATGTCGGTAGAAGGAGTTGCTCAGCAGATTGGCTGGTGCTAGCCTGGTAAAGAGCTTCATAAACGGTGATTAGCTGTGCTGTAGCATGTTCCAGGGAGCGAAAGTCGAGGGGGTACATGCGCGTCGTCGGTAGCGCGGGGAAAGTGAGAATGCAGGCGGCTCTCGCTCTTTCACGAGCCCACAGCCGCATCGAAAGGTCGCGCGGTTACACGATTTCACACGTCAAGGTCGCCTTCTCGTTTATGGATCGGCTTTTCCTGAAATTGCTGCTCGAAAAGGGTTTGCATAACCCACCTCTCTTACTTGTGGTTTTTGAGTCAAGATAAGCAAGCGCTCCAACTGAGGTGTCGTAAAATCTtgtagaaatgaaatgtaaagGAGTTATTCGATTTGGTACTTCGTCTGACTTGTATTGGAAGGGATTCAATCTTTTAAAACACCATAAGGATGGACATAATGCTAAGCAAATAGAAAATGTAATGTTATGTATTCAAGAAgtaaaaagtgaaagtgagtATGTTTCTCACAAATAACGAGTAGCAATCGTttgggatgtttttttttaaactaattcGGCGGAAGTTGTGAAGTCCTTCATCCCATAGGATCAGAGAAATACTCATATGGCGAGTCCATTTCTACAGTCTAACTTCCTTAACTTTCAGATCAACTGCGTTGCTTCTCAGTTCACACGAAGTTCAACTTTTCTAGTGCTGTGttctacaaaacaacatgTTTAGTGAATTACGGCTTATGTGGAAATGATATGTAACAGCATTAGACTTAAGCTGTAGCGATCACTGTATTGAATTCATTTGACATTTCATACGCTTTTTCGCACTAGAATTGCTTGTATCACGCTTGTGAAACATAACAATGTTCTTCATAATAAGGTCCACTCAGTGTAGTTACTGTCTTTAGAAGTCCCATAGTAGTCGTCACGATGAGTGACGATGAACTGGACGACGGCATTCCAGGACAAATTCCATCTTCTTCCGCAGGAGTTGGTTGCTATGAAACAGAGGTggttctttttcaaagtatcTCTTATTGTCTAATGAAGCCACAGCATAATTGGATGGTTTCAGTTCTTAGACGTTGACCAGTCCATTGTTGGATTATTGGCATCGTTAAATTTTGAACAGATACGGCAGCGTCGTACTACTGACGAAGATGACGAGCTGCTGAGAATAACTCATCAAAGGATTCATGCTGTGATCGCTAGAGAAAAAGACGATTCCAGGTATCCATGTTCTGTAACATATGACTTTAACATgacttctttactttttttcgagttACCTGGATCTTCGCGGGAGTTGTTGAAGATTAAAGTCTGCTAATTTGCGCTCctgcacctttttttctttttttaacagtGTTGAATGGATAAGTCCATTCTCTAATTACGAGCGTCCTTCGCGCTGAAGGTGAATGGACTTAAACGATTCGTTTGAAGGTCATTTTATAACGTGGTAAAAACGATAAAGACCTATTGGtcgcttttttgaaaatcagtACTATTGTTGTATTCAGTTCTATGAGGTATGTGTATGTCAGATAGGTTCTCtcactctttattttttccagaagacgTCGTCTTCGTAGAGCACTACCACCGTCAAATTGTGTCAGAGAACAGGTTATTGACTTTCTATGTTATTTCTGAGGATTTGCTTTGTTTACCTTAAGAATTAAATACTTTAAGAAAATGTACCTGATCAGGTTTTTGCTGTTCCTCACCACCAAACGCTTGGTGGTTTTTATAATTGTGCCGTGGCTCCTACTTTATTCTCCGGTCTTCGGCAGCTTCTCAAAAACTCGTGCACATAGTTCTGCTTTCagcttttcaactttttttctccttttataAATTGCATTTTGGATTGAGAGTGTTTGGATAATTTtgctttcgaaaaatttttactacttcacgtttttgcagattttctatTTACGAAGGCTCCCTCATGGTTCAGTACCTGCTCCTTCGTACTATCCTCGTCTCTTCAGTGCTCTAGATTGTATTGTTAAAGAGTCATTCGACGAAGAATATCGTAAAGTGGCCATCATTTTGGGTGAGTATCATGCAGTCGTTTCTGCAGAGAGCATAcaaatttctcagaattttGTAATGAGGAAGTCTCAGAATAGTGTTTGTATCAATTCGTTTATCTTCAGGTCTTGTGGACTCCCTCGCGGAACTTTTGGTACTTGAACTGGCTGTATTCGAGGTTTCATCTAGAAATGAACACAGATCGCTTCGGAAACTGATTGCTAATGCCCTTACTAATCTAACTTATGGCCATGCGGCCAGTAAACGGCGTCTCTGTTTTTATTCGGGTTTCATTCCTACTGTAGTAAGAATTCTGAACGAAGCGAGAAATCTGGCACAGGTTCGTTGACatcatgttttcttcttttattttattctatgcTAACCACGCTTTTAGATCTTTCGATTTGAACCTTTCTTGTTTGCGTCAGCAGTGAAAATGGGTCATGGTCGGCCACCGACAATCTTTCGCATTTCCTATTCTATAATTTAGCTATCGTATGCTATTCAAGGTTATTGC
The Necator americanus strain Aroian chromosome I, whole genome shotgun sequence genome window above contains:
- a CDS encoding hypothetical protein (NECATOR_CHRI.G4196.T2), which codes for MYPLDFRSLEHATAQLITVYEALYQASTSQSAEQLLLPTSAPPSDCPTTSANVIRPTPLRPPLLPLEDDPLDLSSQNRQSVIHSGSQSQTAVCNAEPVLPTCTDGNMNAEWIALKLAASAGSNRMSYPREFKLMVIDYYNSNGQNKYRTCKEFQITKSMLNGWLSKIEKIRESRPGSLKSGRSGRRPQFPDIERQLFSLYCQRIENGSKVGNRWLRERARELAGDTNAPCQFSERWLSNFKKRFRINVQRENDSVNDSQSNHSLSSEKQTFSDVEMESFVDRIDAENGIRKDVVAEIVNQPGQLPIQAFYEKFPWLCKKGTQVEPGRRGRKVQFPDVERVLYERLVEKQKSGERVSNRWLQDQARDLATELCPGILEEAIKSSRCLFSEHWLHNFKKRYGICLKYKSTSLERGQESTPTSTQVSPVPSAEAIDANLTVLHLHNWFMNQCYAPPLWSPVNPQAYTFS